In one Brassica oleracea var. oleracea cultivar TO1000 chromosome C9, BOL, whole genome shotgun sequence genomic region, the following are encoded:
- the LOC106314677 gene encoding uncharacterized protein LOC106314677, with protein MADTKTFTDTKSLGRREGVPGAVVCQMLRSTNYTVWAMRMKVLLRVHKVWEAIEPRSSKEDKKYVATALLFQSIPENLTLQVSELGSPKEIWGAIKSRNLGADHVREARLQTLMNEFEYLRMNDSDSIDTFSGKLSELASKAASLGQSIEEAKMVKKFLNSLPRNKYIQIIASLEQVLYLNTTRFKDIVGRLKAYEERIQDHGSHEQQGNRLFSNSENSYDQNGSGNSKGRVRGWNHGRGNKGRGRGRSSSYKRNKEKRDFSQITCFHGKKKCHSASVCHGKKENNQELNKTETEEADIALW; from the exons ATGGCTGATACGAAAACATTCACGGATACGAAATCGTTGGGAAGAAGAGAAGGCGTTCCCGGCGCAGTAGTCTGTCAAATGCTAAGGTCTACGAACTATACGGTTTGGGCAATGCGTATGAAGGTTCTTCTACGAGTCCACAAGGTATGGGAAGCAATTGAACCAAGATCAAGCAAAGAAGACAAGAAATATGTCGCCACTGCTCTCCTGTTTCAGTCAATACCTGAGAACTTGACATTGCAAGTTAGTGAACTAGGTTCTCCTAAAGAGATTTGGGGAGCTATAAAGTCCAGAAATCTTGGTGCAGATCATGTAAGAGAAGCTCGGCTGCAGACCTTGATGAATGAATTCGAATATCTAAGGATGAATGACTCGGATTCAATAGATACCTTCTCAGGGAAGTTATCTGAACTTGCATCTAAAGCGGCCTCGTTGGGACAGAGTATTGAAGAAGCTAAGATGGTAAAGAAGTTTTTAAATAGCCTTCCTCGAAACAAGTATATTCAGATCATAGCCTCACTAGAACAAGTGCTATATTTGAATACTACTAGATTTAAGGATATTGTTGGGAGACTTAAGGCATATGAAGAAAGAATACAAGATCATGGATCGCATGAGCAACAAGGCAACCGTCTATTCTCAAATTCTGAGAATTCATATGATCAGAATGGATCAGGCAATTCCAAAGGAAGAGTTAGAGGATGGAACCATGGTCGAGGCAACAAAGGAAGAGGGCGTGGAAGAAGTAGTTCTTACAAAAGAAACAAGGAGAAGAGAGATTTCTCGCAAATCACGTGTTTCCACGGTAAGAAGAAATGCCACTCTGCCTCTGTTTGTCATGGGAAGAAAGAAAACAATCAAGAACTCAACAAGACCGAGACGGAAGAAGCAGATATTGCACT GTGGTAA
- the LOC106315974 gene encoding uncharacterized protein LOC106315974, producing the protein MMKGSKSYTEYSSSFSTDEFGYDQNRSNSYSFNGPCINTDPEIKRKKRVASYNLFATEEKLKSTLKNGFKWIKNKFSGDDNSIRYNV; encoded by the coding sequence ATGATGAAGGGAAGCAAGTCTTACACGGAGTATTCGTCCTCTTTCTCAACTGATGAATTCGGTTACGATCAGAATCGCTCAAACTCCTATAGCTTCAATGGTCCTTGCATCAACACAGATCCTGAGATAAAGAGGAAGAAGAGGGTCGCTTCTTATAACCTCTTTGCCACGGAGGAAAAGCTCAAAAGCACTCTCAAGAATGGTTTTAAGTGGATCAAGAACAAATTTTCTGGCGATGATAATAGTATCCGATACAACGTCTAA